One Phoenix dactylifera cultivar Barhee BC4 chromosome 14, palm_55x_up_171113_PBpolish2nd_filt_p, whole genome shotgun sequence DNA window includes the following coding sequences:
- the LOC103706048 gene encoding probable purple acid phosphatase 20 isoform X2 produces MAFSSPLQMVLVLILAFCSTWGSLAYERPKPRETLSVPLADDADGLTPQQVHVSIVGSEKIRVTWITEDDTESKVEYGTSSGQHPFSAAGSSSTYSFLLYRSGHIHDVVIGPLNPNTVYYYRCSSNPTREFSLKTPPANLPINFAVIGDLGQTGWTESTLRHLSGWSHDMLLLPGDLSYADYIQQSWDSFGRLVEPLASSRPWMVTQGNHEIEKFPFIRSFKAYNARWRMPYDVSSSDSNLYYSFDVAGGAVHVLMLGSYADFGPGSSQYNWLQSDLGKIDRARTPWVVALIHAPWYNSNEDHQGEGEKMRQAMEEFLHGARVDIVFAGHVHAYERFTRVYDKKKDDCAPVHITIGDGGNKEGLAKDYIDPQPDISLFREASFGHGRLEVRNGTHALWTWHRNDDDEAVVADQVWLTSLASNPACKTKN; encoded by the exons ATGGCGTTTTCCTCTCCTCTTCAGATGGTGCTGGTTCTAATCCTTGCCTTCTGCTCTACTTGGGGCTCTCTCGCCTACGAGCGTCCGAAGCCCAGAGAAACCCTCTCCGTCCCCCTCGCCGACGACGCCGATGGACTCACTCCCCAACAA GTACATGTATCTATTGTGGGGTCCGAGAAGATAAGAGTGACATGGATCACTGAAGACGATACCGAATCCAAGGTGGAATATGGCACATCCTCGGGGCAGCATCCCTTCTCCGCCGCTGGCTCCTCTTCCACCTACTCCTTCCTCCTCTACCGCTCCGGCCATATCCATGACGTCGTCATTGGCCCCCTAAATCCCAACACCGTCTACTACTACCGCTGCAGCTCCAATCCCACTCGCGAGTTCTCCTTGAAGACTCCCCCTGCTAATCTCCCCATCAATTTTGCCGTCATTG GTGATTTGGGTCAGACGGGGTGGACTGAATCGACTCTCCGGCACCTGAGTGGATGGAGTCATGACATGCTGCTCCTCCCCGGCGATCTCTCCTATGCCGACTACATCCAACAATCGTGGGACTCATTTGGCCGGCTGGTGGAGCCACTGGCAAGCTCTCGTCCGTGGATGGTGACCCAAGGCAACCATGAAATCGAGAAGTTCCCCTTCATCAGATCCTTCAAGGCCTACAATGCTCGGTGGCGCATGCCCTACGATGTCAGCTCCTCCGACTCTAACCTCTACTACTCCTTCGACGTCGCCGGCGGCGCGGTCCATGTCCTCATGCTTGGCTCCTATGCCGACTTTGGACCCGGCTCATCCCAATACAACTGGCTCCAATCCGACCTGGGTAAAATAGACCGGGCTCGgactccatgggtggtggcatTGATCCATGCCCCGTGGTATAACTCGAACGAGGATCACCAAGGGGAAGGGGAGAAGATGAGGCAGGCCATGGAGGAGTTTCTGCATGGGGCCCGAGTCGACATCGTGTTCGCTGGGCACGTGCACGCCTACGAGCGATTCACACGTGTGTATGATAAGAAGAAGGATGACTGCGCGCCGGTGCATATAACTATCGGGGATGGCGGCAACAAGGAGGGGTTGGCCAAGGATTACATCGACCCCCAGCCCGATATATCGTTGTTTAGAGAGGCAAGCTTTGGGCACGGGCGCTTGGAGGTGAGGAACGGGACCCATGCACTGTGGACGTGGCACCGCAACGATGATGACGAGGCGGTCGTCGCCGACCAGGTCTGGTTGACCAGTCTCGCTTCCAACCCAGCTTGTAAAACCAAGAACTGA
- the LOC103706048 gene encoding probable purple acid phosphatase 20 isoform X1: MSKWEDFRRCQKISLTIKKMLPTSALHQGYGGDRAQKERVAMAFSSPLQMVLVLILAFCSTWGSLAYERPKPRETLSVPLADDADGLTPQQVHVSIVGSEKIRVTWITEDDTESKVEYGTSSGQHPFSAAGSSSTYSFLLYRSGHIHDVVIGPLNPNTVYYYRCSSNPTREFSLKTPPANLPINFAVIGDLGQTGWTESTLRHLSGWSHDMLLLPGDLSYADYIQQSWDSFGRLVEPLASSRPWMVTQGNHEIEKFPFIRSFKAYNARWRMPYDVSSSDSNLYYSFDVAGGAVHVLMLGSYADFGPGSSQYNWLQSDLGKIDRARTPWVVALIHAPWYNSNEDHQGEGEKMRQAMEEFLHGARVDIVFAGHVHAYERFTRVYDKKKDDCAPVHITIGDGGNKEGLAKDYIDPQPDISLFREASFGHGRLEVRNGTHALWTWHRNDDDEAVVADQVWLTSLASNPACKTKN, from the exons ATGTCCAAATGGGAAGATTTTAGACGGTGCCAAAAAATTTCCTtgacaataaaaaaaatgctccCGACTTCAGCACTTCACCAGGGATACGGTGGAGATCGAG CACAGAAGGAGCGTGTGGCCATGGCGTTTTCCTCTCCTCTTCAGATGGTGCTGGTTCTAATCCTTGCCTTCTGCTCTACTTGGGGCTCTCTCGCCTACGAGCGTCCGAAGCCCAGAGAAACCCTCTCCGTCCCCCTCGCCGACGACGCCGATGGACTCACTCCCCAACAA GTACATGTATCTATTGTGGGGTCCGAGAAGATAAGAGTGACATGGATCACTGAAGACGATACCGAATCCAAGGTGGAATATGGCACATCCTCGGGGCAGCATCCCTTCTCCGCCGCTGGCTCCTCTTCCACCTACTCCTTCCTCCTCTACCGCTCCGGCCATATCCATGACGTCGTCATTGGCCCCCTAAATCCCAACACCGTCTACTACTACCGCTGCAGCTCCAATCCCACTCGCGAGTTCTCCTTGAAGACTCCCCCTGCTAATCTCCCCATCAATTTTGCCGTCATTG GTGATTTGGGTCAGACGGGGTGGACTGAATCGACTCTCCGGCACCTGAGTGGATGGAGTCATGACATGCTGCTCCTCCCCGGCGATCTCTCCTATGCCGACTACATCCAACAATCGTGGGACTCATTTGGCCGGCTGGTGGAGCCACTGGCAAGCTCTCGTCCGTGGATGGTGACCCAAGGCAACCATGAAATCGAGAAGTTCCCCTTCATCAGATCCTTCAAGGCCTACAATGCTCGGTGGCGCATGCCCTACGATGTCAGCTCCTCCGACTCTAACCTCTACTACTCCTTCGACGTCGCCGGCGGCGCGGTCCATGTCCTCATGCTTGGCTCCTATGCCGACTTTGGACCCGGCTCATCCCAATACAACTGGCTCCAATCCGACCTGGGTAAAATAGACCGGGCTCGgactccatgggtggtggcatTGATCCATGCCCCGTGGTATAACTCGAACGAGGATCACCAAGGGGAAGGGGAGAAGATGAGGCAGGCCATGGAGGAGTTTCTGCATGGGGCCCGAGTCGACATCGTGTTCGCTGGGCACGTGCACGCCTACGAGCGATTCACACGTGTGTATGATAAGAAGAAGGATGACTGCGCGCCGGTGCATATAACTATCGGGGATGGCGGCAACAAGGAGGGGTTGGCCAAGGATTACATCGACCCCCAGCCCGATATATCGTTGTTTAGAGAGGCAAGCTTTGGGCACGGGCGCTTGGAGGTGAGGAACGGGACCCATGCACTGTGGACGTGGCACCGCAACGATGATGACGAGGCGGTCGTCGCCGACCAGGTCTGGTTGACCAGTCTCGCTTCCAACCCAGCTTGTAAAACCAAGAACTGA